The Xenorhabdus doucetiae genome has a window encoding:
- the smrB gene encoding endonuclease SmrB: MKKKDQLNPEDISLFRTSVAGTRRIAQDTVSHSPKRKKINQAAPERLMQEQADASYYFSDEFQPNLDMEGPTRYIREGASHYELKKLRRGDYSPELFLDLHGLTQLQAKQEIGALIAACRREHVYCACVMHGHGKHILKQQAPLWLAQHPDIIAFHQAPKAWGGNAALLILVEADEVTQR, encoded by the coding sequence ATGAAGAAAAAAGATCAATTAAACCCAGAAGACATCAGTCTATTCAGAACATCTGTTGCGGGAACCCGTCGCATTGCGCAAGATACGGTTTCCCATTCCCCGAAAAGAAAAAAAATTAATCAGGCTGCCCCTGAACGCTTAATGCAAGAGCAGGCCGATGCCAGTTACTATTTTTCCGATGAGTTCCAGCCCAATTTGGATATGGAAGGCCCGACCCGTTACATTCGGGAAGGGGCCAGTCATTATGAATTAAAGAAATTGCGGCGAGGAGATTATTCCCCTGAGCTTTTTCTGGACTTACATGGACTCACTCAGTTACAAGCCAAACAAGAAATCGGGGCATTAATCGCTGCCTGTCGTCGCGAACATGTCTATTGTGCCTGTGTTATGCATGGCCACGGTAAACATATTCTCAAGCAACAAGCACCGTTATGGCTTGCCCAACATCCTGATATTATTGCCTTCCATCAAGCGCCTAAAGCGTGGGGAGGGAACGCTGCGTTACTCATTTTGGTCGAGGCCGATGAAGTTACGCAGCGTTAA
- the hutG gene encoding formimidoylglutamase, which produces MNLWQPTSENIWQGRNDLAEANNALRLFQTVKQPARFSPAEFPHHIALLGFECDEGVKLNQGRPGAKSGPEYLRQSLANLASYEGHDRLVDLGNIRANPGELSEAQQALSDAVYQCQQHNMKTLIFGGGHETAFAHGMGIYRAFPEQRVGIINFDAHLDLRNSPQPTSGTPFRQLAHYCRQHQRPFNYSCVGASLASNTQALLDEANHLDVTIIWDTHCVESMLDKVQQQLQAIINQVDIIYMTIDLDVLPIWQMPAVSAPAALGVPLERLLPLVQLICQSKKLQAVDLVELNPLYDIQGMGGKAAARLAWQLVHWWSR; this is translated from the coding sequence ATGAACTTATGGCAGCCAACATCAGAAAACATTTGGCAAGGGCGCAATGATCTTGCCGAAGCCAATAATGCCTTACGGCTATTCCAGACAGTAAAACAGCCAGCCCGTTTCTCACCCGCAGAATTTCCCCATCATATTGCGCTATTGGGGTTTGAATGTGATGAAGGCGTCAAACTCAATCAGGGGCGTCCGGGCGCGAAATCGGGGCCGGAATATTTGCGCCAATCGTTGGCGAATCTGGCAAGTTATGAGGGTCATGATCGGTTGGTGGATTTGGGCAATATCCGCGCCAATCCGGGGGAACTGAGTGAGGCACAACAGGCGCTCAGTGACGCTGTCTATCAATGCCAGCAGCATAATATGAAGACGCTGATTTTTGGTGGTGGACATGAAACGGCCTTTGCGCATGGGATGGGAATTTACCGTGCGTTTCCGGAGCAGCGTGTCGGTATCATTAATTTTGATGCGCACTTGGATCTGCGCAATTCGCCGCAGCCGACATCCGGCACTCCATTTCGGCAACTTGCCCATTACTGCCGGCAACATCAACGCCCGTTTAATTACAGTTGTGTTGGCGCCAGCTTGGCATCAAATACGCAGGCATTACTGGATGAAGCTAATCATCTTGATGTCACCATTATTTGGGATACCCACTGTGTTGAATCCATGTTGGATAAGGTACAGCAGCAACTTCAGGCTATCATTAATCAGGTTGATATCATTTATATGACGATCGATCTGGACGTGCTGCCCATTTGGCAAATGCCCGCTGTTTCTGCGCCTGCGGCATTGGGCGTTCCGCTGGAACGTTTATTGCCGTTGGTTCAACTCATCTGTCAGAGCAAAAAACTGCAAGCCGTCGATTTAGTGGAGCTTAACCCTCTGTATGATA
- the sixA gene encoding phosphohistidine phosphatase SixA, translated as MYVFIMRHGDAALDAVSDAARELTPRGCQESQKMACWLSQQSPGIDCVLVSPYIRAEQTLKVVRENLALPDNEEILAELTPSGDVALVASYLHVLLTQGHQSVLVVSHLPLVGYLVSELCPGQTPPMFATSSIACVELDHQTEKGCLLWQTSPAQLAAKL; from the coding sequence ATGTATGTTTTTATTATGCGTCATGGTGATGCTGCTTTAGATGCAGTCAGTGATGCAGCACGGGAATTGACACCTCGCGGGTGTCAAGAATCACAAAAAATGGCTTGTTGGCTTTCGCAGCAATCACCTGGCATTGATTGTGTGTTGGTCAGTCCTTATATCCGTGCAGAGCAAACGTTAAAGGTCGTGCGAGAAAACTTGGCACTGCCTGACAATGAAGAAATACTGGCTGAATTAACGCCATCGGGGGATGTCGCGCTGGTTGCCAGCTATTTACACGTTTTGTTAACCCAAGGGCACCAATCCGTATTGGTGGTTTCCCATTTACCGTTAGTCGGTTATTTGGTTTCTGAGCTTTGCCCTGGGCAAACTCCCCCGATGTTTGCCACATCCAGCATTGCTTGTGTCGAGCTGGATCACCAAACAGAAAAAGGCTGTCTGTTATGGCAAACATCTCCGGCGCAATTGGCGGCGAAATTGTGA
- the fadJ gene encoding fatty acid oxidation complex subunit alpha FadJ, translating to MVQAEKATVISAAMQPEQSVFSFSVRDDKVGIITIDVPGEKVNTLKAEFVDQFLVIFEKAQQVSDLKGLVIISGKPDTFIAGADISMIAHCQSPQEATELAEKGQKLFAQIADYPLPIVAAIHGACLGGGLELALACHARICSLDEKTRLGLPEVQLGLLPGSGGTQRLPRLIGVSAALDIILTGRQLKAKQAQRLGVVDDAVPLDILLDVAVQYIKKGNVKKGIVKRKPLAWSQRVLASTLGRPLLFSMVHQKTREKTRGHYPAPEKIINVIRAGLEKGTEKGFQLEAKAFGELAMTPESEALRSLFFASTALKNETGSSEQPAEIKQVGILGGGLMGGGIANVTATRGNLPVRIKDINEKGINQALKYTWDRLSKRVKQRRLKSGERTRQMSLLSGSTDYSGFQQADIVVEAVFEDLVLKRKMVAEIEEHTKPETIFASNTSSLPIHKIAEVAARPEQVIGLHYFSPVDKMPLVEVIPHAGTSEKTIATAVALAKKQGKTAIVVGDKAGFYVNRILTPYINEAGYCLVEGEPIEHIDSALTNFGFPIGPINLLDEVGIDVGTKIIPILVEQLGSRFAAPEMLAAILQDDRKGKKNGRGFYLYANKKRAFWPFGKKSKKEADASVYALLNIKPAIKMLPADIAQRCVILMLNEAVRCLEEGIIRSPRDGDIGAVFGIGFPPFLGGPFRYMDKLGSDKVVEILRRLEAQYGDRFTPCEYLVQMAEQKKKFYA from the coding sequence ATGGTTCAGGCTGAAAAAGCAACGGTGATCTCAGCAGCAATGCAACCGGAACAATCGGTATTCAGTTTTTCTGTCAGGGATGACAAGGTGGGGATCATCACCATTGATGTGCCGGGAGAGAAAGTTAACACACTGAAAGCCGAATTTGTCGATCAGTTCTTGGTCATATTTGAAAAAGCCCAACAAGTTTCAGATCTGAAAGGGCTGGTGATTATCTCCGGTAAGCCAGATACCTTTATTGCTGGTGCCGATATTAGCATGATAGCTCACTGCCAATCCCCGCAAGAAGCGACAGAGCTGGCTGAAAAAGGGCAAAAACTCTTTGCGCAAATCGCCGATTATCCTTTACCGATTGTGGCTGCGATCCATGGTGCGTGCTTAGGCGGTGGGCTGGAGTTGGCATTGGCTTGTCATGCGCGCATCTGTTCCTTGGATGAGAAAACCCGCCTTGGTTTGCCGGAAGTTCAGCTTGGCCTGTTACCGGGTTCAGGCGGGACGCAGCGATTACCGCGTTTGATTGGTGTCAGCGCTGCTCTGGACATCATATTGACCGGGCGTCAGCTTAAGGCAAAACAGGCGCAACGGTTAGGCGTGGTCGATGACGCGGTTCCTTTGGATATCTTGCTGGATGTTGCTGTGCAATATATTAAAAAGGGCAATGTTAAAAAAGGCATCGTGAAGCGTAAGCCATTGGCCTGGTCGCAGCGTGTGCTGGCAAGTACCTTGGGCAGGCCGTTATTATTCTCGATGGTGCACCAAAAAACGCGAGAAAAAACCCGTGGTCATTATCCCGCGCCAGAGAAAATTATCAATGTAATCCGGGCGGGTCTGGAAAAAGGTACGGAGAAAGGTTTTCAGCTTGAAGCCAAAGCATTTGGTGAGCTGGCGATGACGCCAGAATCAGAAGCATTGCGGAGCCTGTTTTTTGCTTCTACGGCGTTAAAAAATGAAACCGGTTCTTCAGAGCAGCCCGCCGAAATTAAACAGGTGGGGATTCTGGGCGGAGGCTTGATGGGGGGCGGTATTGCCAATGTCACCGCGACACGAGGAAACCTGCCTGTCCGTATTAAAGATATTAATGAAAAAGGCATCAATCAAGCACTGAAATATACTTGGGATCGCCTTTCCAAGCGGGTAAAACAGCGTCGATTAAAATCAGGTGAGCGTACTCGCCAGATGTCCCTGCTGTCAGGAAGCACGGATTACAGTGGATTTCAGCAAGCGGATATTGTCGTTGAAGCGGTATTTGAAGATTTAGTCTTGAAACGCAAAATGGTTGCCGAAATTGAAGAGCATACGAAACCCGAAACTATCTTTGCGTCTAACACCTCTTCATTGCCTATTCACAAGATCGCTGAGGTGGCGGCCCGGCCAGAGCAGGTCATTGGTCTTCACTATTTTAGCCCGGTAGATAAAATGCCGTTGGTGGAAGTCATTCCCCATGCAGGAACGAGTGAAAAAACGATTGCCACTGCCGTGGCCTTGGCGAAGAAACAGGGAAAAACCGCCATTGTTGTCGGAGATAAAGCGGGGTTTTATGTCAACCGAATTCTGACCCCCTACATTAATGAAGCGGGTTATTGTTTAGTGGAAGGTGAGCCTATTGAACATATCGATAGTGCATTGACAAACTTCGGCTTTCCGATTGGCCCCATCAATCTGCTGGATGAAGTGGGTATCGATGTCGGCACCAAAATTATCCCTATTCTGGTAGAACAATTGGGGAGCCGGTTTGCCGCGCCAGAGATGTTGGCCGCCATTTTGCAGGATGACCGGAAGGGCAAGAAGAATGGGCGCGGTTTTTATTTATATGCGAATAAAAAACGCGCATTCTGGCCTTTTGGGAAAAAATCCAAAAAAGAAGCAGACGCATCGGTTTATGCTTTATTAAATATCAAACCTGCGATAAAAATGTTGCCTGCTGATATCGCCCAGCGTTGTGTGATACTGATGCTGAATGAAGCCGTGCGCTGTTTGGAGGAAGGTATTATCAGAAGTCCCCGTGATGGCGATATTGGGGCGGTATTTGGCATCGGATTTCCGCCATTCTTGGGCGGACCATTCCGTTACATGGATAAACTTGGCAGTGATAAAGTGGTTGAAATTTTACGTCGTCTGGAGGCGCAATATGGGGATCGATTTACCCCTTGTGAGTATTTAGTCCAGATGGCTGAACAGAAAAAGAAATTTTACGCATAA
- the hutI gene encoding imidazolonepropionase — protein MSIELRDTDVIWRNARLATMNPAMKGISDKSSYGMLEQHDLIVRDEKILAILPTASVPANPCKIIDAGQRLITPGLIDCHTHLVFGGNRASEWEQRLNGVSYEEISAKGGGINSTVNATRNSSAQQLEIVSQKRLNALMAEGVTTIEVKSGYGLDLANEEKQLQVVRALAEKNPIEISPTLLSAHAVPPEYKQDPDAYIELVCDSILPTLWQKQLFEAVDVFCETVGFNLNQTKRLFASAKRLNIPVKGHVEQLSNLGGSELVAEYQGLSVDHIEHLDEKGIEAISRSGTVAVLLPGAFYFLRETQRPPIALLRQYGVPMAISTDFNPGTSPFASLRLIMNMACVQFGLTPEEVWQGVTVHAAQALGRAKSHGQLAAGFMADFVIWDAQNPVDILYELGHNPLVYRVYHGEISNH, from the coding sequence ATGTCAATCGAATTAAGAGACACTGATGTCATATGGCGTAATGCCAGACTTGCCACCATGAACCCTGCCATGAAAGGTATTAGTGATAAAAGCAGTTACGGCATGTTGGAACAGCATGACCTGATTGTGCGGGATGAAAAAATTCTGGCGATTTTGCCGACCGCCAGTGTTCCTGCCAACCCATGCAAAATCATTGACGCCGGGCAGCGGCTAATAACACCGGGTTTAATCGATTGCCATACCCACTTAGTTTTTGGTGGCAATAGAGCCTCTGAGTGGGAGCAGCGCCTGAACGGGGTTTCTTATGAAGAAATCAGCGCAAAAGGGGGCGGGATTAACTCCACCGTCAATGCCACCCGTAATAGTTCCGCCCAACAATTGGAAATCGTGTCACAGAAACGTCTCAATGCCTTGATGGCCGAAGGGGTGACGACGATTGAAGTGAAATCAGGTTATGGGCTGGATCTGGCAAATGAAGAGAAACAGTTGCAGGTTGTTCGGGCATTGGCAGAGAAAAATCCCATCGAAATTAGCCCGACGTTACTTTCTGCTCATGCCGTCCCGCCTGAATATAAACAGGACCCTGATGCCTATATCGAGTTAGTTTGTGATTCCATCTTGCCCACTCTCTGGCAAAAACAGTTATTCGAAGCCGTCGATGTATTTTGTGAAACGGTGGGTTTCAACCTGAACCAGACCAAGCGTCTTTTTGCCAGCGCAAAACGCCTGAATATTCCCGTAAAAGGCCATGTTGAGCAACTTTCCAATTTGGGCGGAAGTGAGCTGGTGGCTGAATATCAAGGTTTATCCGTTGATCATATCGAGCATTTGGATGAAAAAGGGATTGAAGCGATCAGCCGTAGCGGGACGGTGGCGGTATTACTGCCGGGGGCATTTTATTTCCTGAGAGAAACACAACGTCCCCCGATTGCCTTATTGCGTCAGTATGGTGTCCCAATGGCGATTTCAACCGATTTTAATCCCGGAACCAGTCCTTTCGCTTCTTTGCGCCTGATCATGAACATGGCTTGCGTACAGTTTGGTTTAACGCCAGAAGAAGTATGGCAGGGCGTCACCGTTCATGCCGCTCAGGCATTGGGGCGGGCGAAGAGTCATGGGCAATTGGCGGCCGGTTTTATGGCGGACTTTGTTATTTGGGATGCTCAGAACCCGGTTGATATCTTATACGAGTTAGGCCATAACCCGTTGGTTTATCGTGTTTATCATGGCGAAATTAGCAATCATTAA